Below is a genomic region from Balaenoptera acutorostrata chromosome 9, mBalAcu1.1, whole genome shotgun sequence.
ATGTACACATGAGGAAAAAGTCCATAAAGCTAAAATTATATACTTCGTAGTTAAGgcactttaaaatgaaaacagcacatttaaatttaattccttCAATATTTTATAGCCTCAAGtatatcaataaatattggtaTTATAAAAAAGGAGTTACATTAAATTTACTATAATCAAAATGTGCCTTCTGTTTAACTGGTGAAATTTACCAAGAAAACAGATGAAAGTATTTCTAGAAACacagtggttttaaaaaatatttcaaattttaaagcatttttagagTCAACTCTGTTTAGTCAGTttccttcatgtatttttttcttttacggGTTgatctaaaagagaaaagaatgaatgttTCTGAATGTGCTTGTAATCTGACAAAACACCACCTGGATGCGCTTTTAAAGTAAGTTCGATATGATGGATACTGTATGTGGAAGGTAACTTCCAAttcaaatatacttttttaaagtctGGTTTTCTTAGTTCAATGAAAAATTTGAGACATATTTTCATACTATATTCTCCTCCTAAAAATTCATAATGTACATCAACATATCAAAGGCTTACAGTATTCTTATAGTAAAGTAacctattctattttattttgctcaATTAGTATTTCCCAAGTGTTTCTGACATGAAAACTCTGTGTGGGACACATATGCATACGACAACTTAAACAAATTTTGGAAAATGGTCATCTATtctatggtatttattttatatatacattaacaATCAAAAGAATGGATTCACTCTTGTACATATAAGGctcaaaagaaaaaaccaaaaggaCTTTGTTGGAATAACAAAAATTGGGAGATGATACCTCCAAAAACCATCAGACCTATAGAATGACATAGTTTGTTGTTGGGGACTTGTTGATAAAGCTCACCTGAAAAGACAGTTTTACTACAGATTAACTGATAATGTATATTATACTAACAACTCAGTATCAGGGAAAATGAGGCTGTCAGAagaatttctttactttctttgtcACAGAAAGCAAAAATCACGTTTTTATCGAGAATGTTATTTTAGTGTGTCTTGTGTTTGTCAGTAACACTAGGTCAACAGCCTCAGGAGAACTGATAATGGTATTTCTTGCAATTAGAGgtataagcaaatgaaaaggacTGACTAAACTTGGGtctctggtaaaaaaaaaaaaaaaagtatgacacTAATAAAATACAATCATGTTTATAGGTATATCCATTTGCATTTGCAAATAATTATAATCACAAGCTTGTACATAAACAATTTGCTTTGGCCATAGAGGATTAATGGAAATATAACTCATAAATCTATAAATTATTAATCCCTGAGATGAACACTGGCTCTACTCTGATATTTTGTCATGatatttaaatacagaaatacagaattaataataataaaaaagtcctGGCCAATCAAAACTTACATGGTTCTATACCGAATGCCTCTTCTTGAATAATACATTTTGCATCCAAtgtaaagaaaagataaaactcCCAGTGTTAATACAATACCACCAACAAAGCTGCCAGTATCAAATTTTGATCCTTTATTTTCCTTAGAAATAATAGTTGCTGtgactagaagaaaacaaaaaaataaggcTTTAGTGCTTTTTAAACATATTGTAATAAGCTAAAACATTCTGAATTTCTATGTAAGAATGCTGATCTAGGGACAAGGGGGAATCTTAAGCACATCAAGGTGCTCTCCAGCTGATTTTGTGTCTAGTGTCCGCCTGGTTCTAGTTTTCTTCACTTGATCCAACACATCCCTTAAACCCCCAGTGCCTATAACCCCAAGATCTTAAGGTGAGACTGGGCTTGGATAGTCTACCAAAACCTCAGAGGCAGCAAGATTTGGTTAATTCTTTTATGAATTTTCTTAAGAGTTCATGCCTTAAACAAAACAGGTCTGGGTAACAGCTGAAACCTTGAAACTGGATCCAATTTGAGTAAATGTTTCTAATTGAAATTTCTCCTTTTGAATAAATTGGGAATTTTAACTACTTTAATTTTATGGAGTCAAGAGCCCCTGAGACATTAAAGTTGATTTCAATACATACATTGtagtaataaagaaaataaactatttgGAATAGAAGtatataaaaacacacaaaagaaaccaTGAAGTCTGCTATTTGTTCTGATAAATGTAATCACTAGCTTTTAAACAGAACTTCAACTTTGGATAACTTAAAAGAGAATCTTAAGGTTTTTGAATTCATGGTTTCACAGgcattatattttaaacaaatgcaaaaaaataatgaGTGCTGAGACTAATACTACATATGTGACTATATCTAAtaccattaaaaaatatctttatggcACAAGTAAATTAAAACCAAAGTTCTACATGATTTAGGTTTAGAAATCATGGAGACTGAGCCTGCCTAATTCCTTTCTAGAATGAGGTTCAAAGAGTTAAAGGTATGACAAGTTTTCAAACCATGCAAAATAAAATCCCATGttagaataaattatttatttacagatGGATCTCATACAGTCATTATTTGGCATGGTTAAGTTGgaagctaatttttttaaagggacaaGATAGTTACTAAGTCAACTGACTCTTTTCCTGATCTCTACAACTAATTTATTTAGGAAATGAGAAATAATTGTCTAAATTTCTACATTTTTGCAGAATGGAATGATATAAATGTGGCATTTTAACAACTATTTTTTCAGCATAGGAAAAATAGGTCCATTTTTATACATACTtgttactgatgaagaaacagacGTCACTGAACTATTGTGGGTTGTGGTCATTGTGGATGTTGATATCTGGGATGTATTTTGTGAAACACTTGTTATTTTGGGTGTAGACCTTAAGGTGGTGGAAGTCATATTTGTTGAGACCTCTGGTGTTATCATTTTAGACGTTGCTATGGGTTTTGAGGTGGCGGCTGTCCCACTATTTGAGACTGAGGCAACTGCAGTTGTTGATGGTTTTGCTATGGGTTTCGAGGTGGTAGCTGTCATCTTTGAGACTGGGGAAACTGGAGTTTTTGATGATTTCACACTGAAGTTGGAAGATTCACTTGTCTGGTTGAAAAGCACCTGTGAGGCTGCAAGAATATGAAGAAACATTAAAGCCAGAGCTATGACTTAGATAATTAAGCTGCCACTTCACTGACTTTCGTGGTCATACATAAAGAAAAAGGTCTAACAAACACAGCATCATGAAAGATACTTAGTTTATTAATGCTTTGCACTACAGAGCAAGAAGCCATAAAATGTctcaaaatagtaaaatattcaACAGGAACCAAGCCTGGATTTACGTAAAGTAAGAAATTTTTGTGAACGTATGGGAAAAATGAAACTCAACCCAGAAGACTGAGTTCTTTTGATACAGGGACAGTGTCTTAACCATCTCTGTGTCTGAATATTCCATGCTTCATGTCACAAATATTAGCTGAATGGATTATTAAACCAATGGATATAAAAAGGGTTTTTAAAGTTTAAGGTTTCTCTGCCACATTCTTCCAAAAAGCTTTGAGGACAAACAGTAGCTGCATGCTTCTAACCCCCGAGTAGGATGTGAGCATGAGTGAGATACTCTTCATAAGAGTAAAACCAGCTTCCTGTGGTGCATTAGGAAGTGAAACAACATCACAGAACGTGGCTAGTTGGAAATCTCATACTGGTGATAATTTCCTGTCATTGGGAAggtatttctaaaattatttctgaaagttttaaaaatgcaaaagccaATTTTGTAAAGGAGAATCACTggtattaatttaaaacaaacaattggaaataaataaataaataagtgctaTGACCCAAGATAAATActaaatatctatatatgtacaaaATGCCCTATGACCAAAAGCAAACCTTTCTGTCTTAACAATATTCTTTCATACTCTATCTTCATTGTAACACCACAACCCAACTGATGTTTACAACTAAAGATACTTTAGTTATTATAATTTAGTATATACTATCTAAGGAATGAAAAATCTCTCTTTGCCCTATTAATAGGATgtaatttatttctgtgtttgtttcctaGTCTCAAAGTTTACTTGCAGGTTTAGTGGTTTGTTATGTTGCCTATATACTCCCATTTTACTCTTTATGGCCAAGAACTAAAGTGGAAAGAATTACCCACCGGGCTTGCCTTCTCCTTTCCCCCAGTGACAGCAGCACAAGGCCTTCAGGTTCTCTGTCCCACTGCTGCTGTCACACACCAAAAGTGATTACTTCATGCATTATCACCCTTTCACAATTATTCTGGACTTTTTATTCAaagaattcaaatatttattttcaattttacagGCTGGTTTTAATAGTGCTTATCTGCCCGTCTGCTATTACTCTTTAAATTCCTATCACATTTTGTGAACTTTGGGTCTTTATGGTGTGATCTCTTCCACTGAGTattacctaattttttaaaaagaccaaaggAATCAGTACTTTTGTATTATATAGGTGAATAAATCATAATTATTCAAGTAGAATGCTATGAACTTGAACTAATCTTTTATTATTCAATTCTGAATGCTCTATAGACATATAATATACTTTAGCATTGAAATAATCACCTATTATTTTAATGTAGAGAATGAATTCTAttataatgaaattaaatacaGCAAAGAACCATCATTTATATCATATCTTTAGAACAGAATGATCTTTGCAGAGTAAAACAATGAACACAATGCTGCTTTTggattccacacacacacacagcctactCTCTTCTCCCTGCCATAATAAGATATTCTTCAGAGATACTGTATGAAGTCACATGGGCAAAAACAGGGAGCTGTGACAGGTTGGTTCTTCACTAAGAAAATCCAAATGCGTTACAGAAACCCCTAAGCAGCTAAAGTTTTCTATAAATTGACAAAACAGGCCAATAAGTTTTATGTTAAGGTGTGTTTCATGATGTTTAATTGTGATAACTGCAATGCAAGGATGCTCTCTTCAAGGTCAGAACTCACATTCTGTGACTCAAACCCCTTGtctgtatataagtatatatataagtAAACGGTCATTTGTGCTCCTCTGCAAATGAGACCATCCCACCATGGACGTCTGGGTGTCTTCCTTCTCCCTTAACTGTTCAGCTACTGACCAGTGCCCTCCAGGGCGTGGCTCAGTGAATGCCTGCAGAGATGTCAGAAGAACAGAGCCTCCATGCAGGGTTTGGAAAGGGTTTAGCCCTATCTGACTTTGCTGTTTTAGCCAGTCAGTCTCCCCCTGCCTCTGAGAAGCAGAAGTTGTAAAGGCGTGGAGGGTAGGTGACAtgagtgaaggtggtcaaaaggtacaaacttctagttataaaataaataagtcatggggaggtaatgtacagcacatggtgactacagttaataatactgtattgtatatttgaaagtttttaagagaatagatcttgaaagttctcatcataagaaataaaattttgtaactaAATATGACGAAATAGATGTTCTAtgttatatacattattatatattatgataGATGttacttattgtggtgatcattttgcaatatataaatcattatgttgtacacctaaaactaatataatgttatatgtcaattatatctcaatcaaaaacagtacaaaaacatcaaatcaaaacaaaacaagttatAAAGGCCCAAAGAGGGTATGTTGCTGGAGAGTGTCAAGTGTGCTCTGTGTCCCCCGCCACCTCTGCCCacagaggaaaagaggagaaCGCAACCCCTCACCTCAAACTAAGCGGAGGGAATCACCTGAAGAAGCAGGCCCAGAATCTCCTGGACTTGAAGCGACAAAGACCAAGATTTGACTCAAGCCTGAAAAGTAACTCTAAAGGCGACAGGCTATGGCTGAGCTGTCTCTACCTGTCAGCAGAGTTTAAAAGGctgtgctgggggcttccctggtggcgcagtggttgagaatctgcctgccaatgcaggggacacgggttcgagccctggtctgggaagatcccacatgccacggagtggctgggcccgtgagccacaactactgagcctgcgcgtctggagcctgtgctctgcaacaagagaggccgcgacagtgagaggcccgcgcaccgcgacgaagagtggcccccgctcgccgcaactggagaaagccctcgcacagaaacgaagacccaacacagccaaaaataaataaaaaaaataaataaataaaaaaggctgTGCTGGGAGTAGACTCTTATTTCCACTGACAGCAAAGGTGAATGTTTCCCAAGAACCAAACCAGGCCCCACGGAACATAGCCAGCATGGGGCTGGCTGCCTTAAAAGATAGCCTCCCCAGAGAGTTCTGCGCAGAGGGATGAAGATAACCAGCAGAGAAGTGGAACACCAAAAGCTAGGGGCCAAGGGTGTGTAGTGAGAGGGTCAGCTGGAGGGGAGGCCCTACTGCATCAGGGGAGCTGAAGGGGGAAGCCCCAGCTGTAGGGTCTCCCTGGAATCTACCAAAGAGAACCACATCCGCCACCCAGGGGGCGCCTTCGCCAGATGCAAACATCCCAGCTGGCTTTTCCCCTTAAGCCCCTTTAGGCCTGATCCTGGAAGGGTAAAAACCAGGagaagcggggtggggggggggggggagaaaggCAGTGCAAGGAAGGAAGCCGACAGTGTCAAATTCCCCACTGTCGGTTCCAAACCCAAAGCAGTCCCAGGCTGGCAGAGGGAGAAATTCCAATCATTGTagagtttaatttattttggtattaTTCTGAAAAGGAGAGACACCTTACTAAATACAACTCATTCAATAAACTGGACCTACGTACTATCGATAACAGCTCAGCTAATGCAAGTGGAGCTGCGGGAAGGGGTGTATGTGGCACACAGTTGTTAACACTTATTTAGTGTtatgtgtccccctaaaattcatatgttgaagccctaacccccagtagtTTAgggtgtgaccttatttggagacaggatCTTTACAGAGGATTATaatgaagttaaaatgaggttatgAAGATGAGCCTTAAAtacctggtgtccttataaaatgggaaatttggAGGCAGACAGACATACGGGAGGAACAccacgtgaagatgaaggcagagatcacgGTGATGCTTCCAACAGGCCAAGGAaagccaaagattgccagcaaaacACCAGAAACGAGGCGAGAGGCACAGGACAGATCCTCTCTCGGGGGGCAGTAACCCTGTCGACAATCTGACGATACATCTCTGCTGTTTACACTACCTAGTTAGTGGTCCTTTgtgtggcagccctagcaaactaatgcacTCAGGACCACAGTTCTTTCACTGCTAACAAAACGCGTCTTCAGGCAGCTGTGCCACGGCACTCGCCAGTGGCTGTGCTGAGCTTGTTCCTTTCACAGATCCTTGAAACCAATCACTGTGAGATGAGTTAAGTCATTCGGTACTTGTCAAACCACTCTCAACACTTCTTAAATGAAACCTAAGATCACCTATAGATTTCAGAGCTATAAAAATTTCTTGACCTTAACTCTTGGTTTCAACTAACATAATCACAGGAAAACAAAGTGAAGGGCTATAGTAAGAGTACCCGTGCACCCTCCGTCCCAGCAACTGCCATATTCAGGTGCAAAAGGGACAAGACAGAGAAAGTACAAATGGGGATGAATTGATGTTTTGTCACTGCTGAAAAAATACTCAAGACAGTCCAATCAGCACTCCGTTCCTGTTCTGTAATAAGAGAACTATCCCTGGAGCACAATTTTTCTATGACAGAATTCGCACTTCCATGTACTGAGCTCTTCTCTTTACCAAGTGCTGGTGATATTTTTCAGGCATGGTGGGAACGAGCTCAAGCTCTGGATCAGCTCAGCCATTTACTTGCTGGGTtaccttagacaagttacttaacctctctgagattcagtctccttcttcatctataaaaagggATATCACAAGGGTTTGGGAGAAATAACTGACATAATTTGTAttgagcacttagcacagtgcctcctATGGAGGACCTGCTCAATGAATGGTTGCTCTGTATCTCAGCATTTGTTTTACAGAATATACCTCTCCTACGGAGCTGCACTACACAGTTCCCTTATAGGAGGCTGAGGAG
It encodes:
- the TMEM123 gene encoding porimin — translated: MGLGSRGILAVLALGVVVGVALLKIIADSTDTEGSAGKKNPMSVEDSNDNPIASQVLFNQTSESSNFSVKSSKTPVSPVSKMTATTSKPIAKPSTTAVASVSNSGTAATSKPIATSKMITPEVSTNMTSTTLRSTPKITSVSQNTSQISTSTMTTTHNSSVTSVSSSVTITATIISKENKGSKFDTGSFVGGIVLTLGVLSFLYIGCKMYYSRRGIRYRTIDEHDAII